Within the Nitrospira sp. genome, the region CACGTCGGGTGCCGATCGTGTGTTGACGATGGATCTTCACACGGGACAGATCCAGGGGTTTTTCAACATCCCGGTCGACAACCTCTACGCGATGCCGGTGTTGTTGGAATACATCTCGAAGAAAAAGATTCCCGATTTGGTCGTCGTCTCGCCGGACGCGGGCGGCGTGGAGCGGGCTCGTGCGATCGCCAAACGGTTGCAGGCGAGTTTGGCCATCATCGACAAGCGGCGCGAGGGCCCGAATCAGGCGCAGGTCATGAACATCATTGGGGACGTCCAAGGCATGAGCGCGCTGTTGTTGGACGACATGATCGATACGGCCGGAACGATCGTGCAGGGCGCCGAGGCGTGCGCGGAAAAGGGTGCCCGGGAAGTGTGGACGGCTTGCACGCACGGCGTTCTGTCGGGGCCGGCCCTGGAGCGCTTGCAGCAATCGGTTTTATCGGAGGTTGTCATGACCAATACGATTCCGACAAACGGGAAAGAATTGGTGTGCAGTAAAATACGCGTCTTGTCGGTCGCGCCGATCTTGGGCGAGGCCATTTCGCGGATACACGCCGAAGAGTCGGTGAGTTCGTTGTTTGCCTAACACAGAGCATGAATGCCGGACGCGAGGTCAGGTAAGGGGGAATCGCCATGAAGTTTGAGATGGAAGCGGACATCAGAGAGGGATCGGGAAAAGGGGTCGCGAGAAAGCTACGCCAGAGTGGCAAGATCCCCGCGGTGCTCTACGGCCAGGGTGAGTGCGTGCTGTTGACGATCACGCCGGATATCGTGGCCAAGATCGTCAAGTCACATGCCGCGACCACCGGCTTGATTACCGTAAAGGTGACCGGCGGCAAATCCCGCACGGCCTTGTTGCGCGACTTCCAAGTCGACCCCGTCTCCGGTCAAGTTCTCCATGCCGACCTCTTCGAAGTCTCCATGGATAAAGCGATCCGTGTGAAAGTACCGGTAGGTCTCACGGGCGGACAGCCGATCGGGCTGAAAGAAGGCGGCGTGCTCCATCATAATCTGCGCGAGTTGCACGTCGAGTGTCTGCCGTCGGCGATTCCCGACACAATCACGATCGACGCGTCGGGTCTGAATATTGGGCAGGGTATTCACGTCAAGGAAGTGCCGGCCGTCGCCGGAGTTCGATTCCTCGACGATCCGGATCTCATGGTCGTGAGCGTCGCCGTCCCGATGACCGAGGCGAAGCTGGAATCGTTGTTGACTACCGGGGCCGGGGCGGAGCCCGGGAAAGAGCCCGAGGTGCTCGCGAAGGGCAAGGAAGCGGTTGCGGGCAAAGAGGGGGCGGCACCGGCGGCGGGCGAGAAGGCTGCAGCGCCGGCGGCTGGCGGTGAGAAGAAAGAAGCGGGTAAGCCTGCCGGGAAAGAGGCTGAGAAGAAGAAGTAGCGGTGCACCTGATTGTTGGGCTGGGCAATCCGGGCGCCGATTATGCCCAGACTCTGCACAATGCCGGCTGCTGGGTGATCGAGCGGGCGTCGGCCCGGTGGTCGATCAAGCTTCATCGAAAGGGCGTCGCCGTCGTGGGCTCGGGACGACTCGGGTCCGAAGCGATCGAGCTTGCGGCGTGCCTCGATTGGATGAACGTGAGCGGGCCCCCGTTGAAGGGCTTGCTCCGCAAATTCGATCTTACTCCGGACCATCTCATCCTCATTCACGACGATCTCGATCTCGAGCCCGGCCGACTCCGCCTGAAGCAAGCCGGTGGGCACGGCGGTCACAACGGGATCAAGTCGGTCATCGAAGCCCTGGGAACGTCCCAGTTCGTGCGGGTGAAGATCGGCATCGGCCGGCCCGCGCCAGGCCAGGACGCGGCCGACTATGTCCTGGAGGACGTCAATCAGGAGACGCTCGACCAAATCGAACCGTGCTTGGACCGGGCCGTCGACGCGTTGGAATGCCTGATCCATCGGGGCGTGAGCGTCGCGATGAATCAGTTCAATGTGAGAGAACGCGAATCAACGGAAGAGGAGTAGTGCAAGTGGTTAGTCCTGAGGTATCTGTCTCTGGAAAGGCGTTGCGACCTCCTACCTCAGGACTTAGCACTCAGCACTAAGAACGCGATGGGTCTGTGTTGCGGCATGATCGGCTTACCGAACGTCGGCAAGACGACGGTGTTCAATGCCCTGACGGGCGGCGGGGCCCTGGCGGCGAACTATCCCTTCGCCACCGTGGACCCCAATACGGGCATTGCGCTCGTGCCGGATCCACGGTTGGTCAAGCTGACCGACATCTTTTCCTCCAAGAAGACCACGTACAGCACGTTGGAAGTGCGGGACATCGCGGGATTGGTGGAAGGGGCGAGCAAGGGCGAAGGCCTCGGGAATCAATTCTTGGGTCATATCCGCGAAGTGGATGCCCTTCTGCACGTCGTGCGGTGTTTCGAAAGTTCCGACGTGGTGCATGTGAGCGGCGGGATCGACCCGCTGCGCGACATTTCCACCATCGAGACCGAGTTGATGCTCTCCGATCTCGAAACGCTCGAGCGGCGGAAGCAAAAGACGGAAAAAAAAGTACGAGCGGGTGAAAAAAAAGCCGCGGCCGAGTTGGAGTTTCTCGGCCGGCTGATGACGATGCTCGACAAGGGCGAATGGTTGGGGAACCTGACTTACTCGCCGGACGAGCGGGTGATGCTGACGGAGTTTCAGCTCCTCGCGGCAAAGCCGGTCTTGTTCGTTGCCAATGTGTCCGAGCAATCGGCGGCGGACGAGCCGCTCGTCACAAAAGTCCGCGAGTTCGCCGAGAAGCGCGGCGCGCGGGTCGTGACGATCTGCGGCCAATTCGAAGCCGAACTCTCTTCCCTACCCGAGTCGGAACGGGCCGATTTCCTCAAAGAGGTCGGCTTGACCGAATCCGGGCTCGTGCGTCTCACCCGCGAAGCCTACCAACTCCTCCGCATCGTCACCTTCTTCACCGCCGGCGAAACCGAATCGCGCGCCTG harbors:
- the prs gene encoding ribose-phosphate pyrophosphokinase; this encodes MGRSYQGVMHGDLKLFTGTANPALAQEICQYLGIPVGGATVSAFSDGEIRVRLDENVRGADAFVVQSCCQPVNTSIMELLIMIDALKRSSASRITAVIPYFGYSRQDRKDQPRVPISAKLVADLITTSGADRVLTMDLHTGQIQGFFNIPVDNLYAMPVLLEYISKKKIPDLVVVSPDAGGVERARAIAKRLQASLAIIDKRREGPNQAQVMNIIGDVQGMSALLLDDMIDTAGTIVQGAEACAEKGAREVWTACTHGVLSGPALERLQQSVLSEVVMTNTIPTNGKELVCSKIRVLSVAPILGEAISRIHAEESVSSLFA
- the pth gene encoding peptidyl-tRNA hydrolase, which encodes MHLIVGLGNPGADYAQTLHNAGCWVIERASARWSIKLHRKGVAVVGSGRLGSEAIELAACLDWMNVSGPPLKGLLRKFDLTPDHLILIHDDLDLEPGRLRLKQAGGHGGHNGIKSVIEALGTSQFVRVKIGIGRPAPGQDAADYVLEDVNQETLDQIEPCLDRAVDALECLIHRGVSVAMNQFNVRERESTEEE
- the ychF gene encoding ribosome-binding ATPase YchF; this translates as MGLCCGMIGLPNVGKTTVFNALTGGGALAANYPFATVDPNTGIALVPDPRLVKLTDIFSSKKTTYSTLEVRDIAGLVEGASKGEGLGNQFLGHIREVDALLHVVRCFESSDVVHVSGGIDPLRDISTIETELMLSDLETLERRKQKTEKKVRAGEKKAAAELEFLGRLMTMLDKGEWLGNLTYSPDERVMLTEFQLLAAKPVLFVANVSEQSAADEPLVTKVREFAEKRGARVVTICGQFEAELSSLPESERADFLKEVGLTESGLVRLTREAYQLLRIVTFFTAGETESRAWPILEGTKAPQAAGKIHSDMERGFIRAEVYHYNDLLACGSEAKVKEKGLFRLEGKEYVIREGDVVFFRFNV